AAATCCAGTTAAGGCAAGAATAAATAGTAATGTGAACACTATAAGCAACCCTCCTATTTGTAAGCGTTATCATTCAACAGTTATTATTATGAATGTTTTCATACTGACCGGTCAATACAAAATAAGGAAATTGAGATATCTTTCTCTCGACATTTTTCGTAATTTTTAGAATTTTTAAATGAACACTGTGAAATAATGGTTTCAAATTACCTATAAAATTTGTTACCTTTAAAGTATGAAAAAAATCATGATTACTATTTGTTTTGCCGTGTATATAGGAATCCTATTTTATCTTCTATTTTTTTCCGCTTATCGAAAATCGGTTGAAGGGGCCGTATCTTATAACTTCATTCCTTTTCAAACAATTGGGCAGTATTTTTATTCTTTTGACGGACTAGCTTTGACAGATCAGTTTATAGGAAACATGCTGGCTTTTGCTCCGTTTGGCTTTTTGTTGCCTATCATTTTCGTCATGACTTTTACAAGAGTATTGGGGTATTCTTTCTTACTTTCTTTGTCTGTGGAGTTAGCTCAGTTCTTCTTTCGGGTTGGGGCGTTTGATGTGGATGATCTTATTTTAAATGTTGCAGGTGGAGGCATTGGTTTTTTAGGATATATCGTAATAAAAAAATCGAGGTTGATCTCTAGTTAATTTTGAGTTCAACCCCGTATAGACGGCTATCCTTATGAATTTAATGTGCTATTTGAAGCTTCAGGTTGAGTTGATTCCTCGCTACCTTCAGTTTCTCCTTTTTCAGCGTCTTTTTTATCTGATTCTGGAGCTTTTTCTTCTTCAGACTTTTCATCGTCTTTTGCTGGTGTTTCTTCACCTTCACCTGCTGGAGCTTCTTCGCTAGCTTCTTCTTCAGTTGCTGGCGCTTCTTCACTCACTTCTTCTTCTGTTGCAGGTTCTTCAGTTGTTTCTTCTTCAACAGCTTCTACAGACGTTACCGGCTTG
This Metabacillus endolithicus DNA region includes the following protein-coding sequences:
- a CDS encoding VanZ family protein, producing MITICFAVYIGILFYLLFFSAYRKSVEGAVSYNFIPFQTIGQYFYSFDGLALTDQFIGNMLAFAPFGFLLPIIFVMTFTRVLGYSFLLSLSVELAQFFFRVGAFDVDDLILNVAGGGIGFLGYIVIKKSRLISS